The region TTACCTGCTGGGCAGGTCCTGGCTCCGACCGGCGACCGTGGGTGCCACCACGAGAGGACAGGCCTATGTGCGTGGTCTGAGTCGACTCGGCCGGCTCTGGGTCCCGGCGCTTGCGCTCTTCGTCATCGGCGCGGTCTACGAGGCCGTCGAGATCTACCACCTCGTACCGCTGGTGCTCGGCACCTGACCGCCCCCAGGCAACACGGGAAGAATCATCGCACGAACCCTGCTCGCGGCGAGGCGGGGCCGCTGCTCTTGCCGCAGGAGTCGAAGGTGGTGAATGGATCACGGTGTGTGCGGGGTTGGTGCGCGCGAGCACGCACCGAGCACGCCAACGTCGCACTTACGGCGGCGCTGTCCCCCAGCGCGAGGGGACACACGGTTCTCCTGAGCCGGAAGGCGGCCTTCTAGCGGGTCTGCGCGAGCAGGACGGTCAAGGTGTCGGTGACCACCGGTCGCCGACGCGCCCACCACCAGCACGCCGCCATCGGGGAGCCGGCCGGGCTCGCGGTAGTCGCAGAGCGTCAGTTGCTCCACGGACGGCGGCACCGCGTCGCTGGACGGCGGCACCACCGGCCGGTTGCAGGCGCCGCCGGCGATGACCACCGCCCGGCAGGCGATCTCGCCGCGGCTCGTCGTCACGCGGTAGCCGCCGCCGGCGGCTCGTACGGACGTGACGTTCGTGCCGGTCCTGACGGGTGTCCGCGAGAGCGCGGCGAAGCCCTCGATGAAATGATCGCATTTCCTTGAGTGTTGTTTACGATGAGCCACAGGTCGTTTACGCTGATGCTCCCGTCTTCGGCCCTCGGGGAAACGAGAGAATCGCCCATGACTCGGCTTTGCGCTGCCCTGGTCTCCGCGCCGGACCGGAGAACGCCATGAGCATCAGACTCGATCCGGAGGACTTCAGTCGCTTATCCGACCTTCTGGGAATGCTGCCGGATTTCCGGACGGTACAGAATCGCGTCGACTTCATGACCGATGTTTTCGCCGGATCACCCCGCAAGGACGACGTGATCGCCTCACTCAACCTCGACGGCACTCCCCGCGCGGTCGCGGTGCGGGTTATCGAACGCCTGCAGAACTTCGGCCAGGACGAGCCGGGCCGGGAAACGCTGGGCGTGCTCGTCAACAAGACGCTGGCGTACATGGGCGGCGGCGACGACGCCGACTTCCTGCGCGAACTCCTGCGGCACTACCCCTTGGAGACCAAGCCCACCGCGGACCTCCGCGCTCTCGGCGACTGGCGTGGACGTGAGTCCCCCGGACAGGTCCACGAGAAGATCATCGGCGAGAACACGCTCCGGGACATCGCCATGCTCCAGCTCGCCCTCGACGCGGCCAGAGCGGTCGTCCGCATCGCGACCCCCACGTCGCTGGGAACGGGGTTCATGATCACGCGAGACCTGCTCATGACGAACAACCACGTGGTCGCGGACATCCGGACCGCCGGGCGGAGCCACTACCAGTTCAATTACCAGCTCGACCGATGGGGCCTCGAAGCTCCTGTGCACACGTGCAAGGCCAGGGCGGACGGCGCGTTCTACACCAACGCGGAGCTGGATTTCAGCGTGCTGGAACTCGGGGACGCGTCGTACGAGTTCGCACCGCTGGCGCTGAAGGCCGAGCAGGTGAGACGGGATGACCGGGTGAACATCATTCAGCACCCCGGCGGCCACTACAAGAAGATTTCCTTTCAGAACAATTTCGTGGCGTACGCCGATGCGCGCGTCATTCAGTACACCACGTCGACGGAGCCCGGATCGTCGGGATCGCCCGTGTGCAACAACGCGTTCAAAGTGATCGGAATCCATCACAGTGGGGGAATGCTGACCGAGCCGAGCACTCAGCGACGTTATTTGAGGAACGCGGGTACGACCAGCATCGCCATACTGGACGACCTCCGCGAAAACGCACCGGAGATCGCCGCGAGATTGAAGGGCTGACCTCGTGCCCGCGTTGCCTGAGGACCTGTTCGACGAGATCGTGGCTTACCTGAGCCGACACCTGCAGAGCAGCGCGGATCGCGAGATCCTGAAACCGGTTCTCAGCGAGTGGCACGGGTTCGACGACATCGAGTGGGAGGGCTCCCCCCGGGTGTTCTCCAGCCGGCTGGTCTTGCGGCTCCCTCATGACCTGCTCAAGCGGGTGCTGCGGAGGATCCCGGCGGGTGCCGAGCAGCGCGAGGCGGTCGAGCGAGTCTGCTCACGCATCGACGCGGCAACCGGCGTACGGCCGGCCAGGCGACCGCCGGCCGTGCGCCGGAAACGACCGCCCGAGAGCCAGGTGGACGGCTTCCGCTCGCTGCTCTTCCAACCACTCGACGAGTTGTCCGCACCAGGCACCGCGCCGAGGCCCGTGGAGGACATCTGGGCGGAGTGGGCGCGGTCGTCCTCGGGGTATCCGCTCATCCTCATCATGGATTTTCCGCCCGACGTGCCGCCGACCCTTCTCGCCGCCGACGACGACACGGGAAACACGCTGTGGATCGACGGTGAGCCGCTGATCGCGCCGGCGGACGCAGCACAGGAGGGCGCGGACACCGTCGACCTCTCCGCTTCGCGGCCGTCCACCCTGGTGATCGACTTCTCCGCCGCGGCGCCCGACCGGGTGCTGAAGTCCGGCGAGCGCGATTTCGGTGAGGACCTCTCTCTGCTCCTCTCCCTGGCCAAAAGCCGTGATCACAGGGTCGTGCTGGGCCTGCCGCGGTTCGTCGCGTCGCGGCTGAGCCGGGAGACGCTACGACGGCTCTCCCCATGGACCTTCGTTTCGGGCGAGCTGTTCTCTCCCGCGTACGAGCCTCGGGTGGAGGACTGCGAGAAAAAGGTCCTCCGCAGGAGCGTCCCGTTCCGGGACGTCCTGCTCCCGCTGCTCAGCGCCAACAGCGCCACGCTCGCCCGGACAAGCGCAGAGATGATCGCGAGCCTGCCCGTCCCCAGGCACCCTTCGGAATCGGACAGGATCGCCTTCCTGCTCGGTTTGTCCCGCAGGCTCCTGGAAGCCGGATACTACGAGATCGCCTTCCGGCTGGAGGGCTACTGCCGATCCCTGGCGCAGGACAAGGTCTTCATCCCGCTGACGGCGGATCTGGTGGCGGATCGGAAGAGCTCGATCGTCGGTTTGGTGGAGTCGACCGCGGAGCTGCCGGCGATGGTCAGACACGGGCTCCTCGTCGGTGACACAGGCAGCGGCAAGACGACCTCCCTGCTGAAGACGGAGCAACTCTGGCTGCTGCCGCGGTGGGCCACGTCGGGCATGCGGTTCCCGGCCTACCTTCCCTTGTACGTTCCGCTCGCCAAAGCCGGCGCATTCAGCCTGGCGCGCCAGATCGGGGAGCGGCTCGCGGACGGCTCGTTCAGCCGGTTCGATGAGGGCGGCGAACGCCACCGGCTCGCCTGCCACGCCCTCATCGGCAAGCTCGGGACTCTGGAGGCGTTGTGCGGCCTGTTCGGCTCTCCGCTGATGCTGTTGCTGGATGACGCCGATCGGCTCTCCCCGGCCAACGAGCACCGCCTCACCAAGGACCTGGACGATCTGCGCAACGACTATCCCGGCATGGGGATCCTGCTGACCGGCCGCGACGCGCGGATGGCCACGCGGGCGCGGCTCAGCGTGGCGGAGATCCGGGAGCTGAACGAGCAGCAGGTCGATCTGTTGCTCCGCCAAGGACACGGGCATCCCTCACTGCTCGCTCTGATGGCGGCGAACGGCAAACCCATATCACGGTACGTACGCAATCCCCGGCTGCTGAGGTTGATCTGCGACCTCGAGTGCACCGGCGAGGAGGTCGAGAACGCCAACCTCCGGAAGGTCATCGAGCTCTACGTCGCCGGCTCGGGCCGGCGGGTCGTCAGCGACCGCCGCCGGAGGGTCACGGAGAAGTGGCTCGCCAAGGTGGCGCTGGAAACGAAGGCCGCGCAGGAGCATCACTACCGCACCGACGACCCGGAAGAGCAGGGACTGATCTCCATCGGCCGGGCACTCGGACTGTTGAACGAGGTCAGGGATCCGGGCGTGCTGGCGTTCCGGTTCGAGACCCTCAGCGACTACTTCGCCGCGAGGCAGCTGGCGAAAGAGCTGACGCGGTCGGATGTGGCTTCCATCCTCGCCGGTCTCCTGGGCGGCGAGGACGGCGAGCACGGCGAGCACGGCGAGCACGGCGAGGGCACCGTTCCCGCGACGTGGCGTGACGTCCTCAGAATGGTCGTGAGCCTGCTCCCGAACGCGCGAGCCGGCGAGCTGGTCGACTTCCTCAGCCGGGTCGACCTCCGCCTGGCGCACGAATGCGTGCTCGAACTGGCGGTCCAAGGGTCTCTTCTGCACGATCCGACCTCACCGCTCCTGAGGAGCCGGATGAGGGAGACCGACGACATCACGGCCAAGGTCGACGACGCCAGGACGCTGCGTCACCTCGATCCGAGAATCGACGTGCGGACTCCGCTGGGGAACATGGTCGACGTTCCCGGGTCGGAACTGATGGAGCCCTTCAAGATCGGCCAGTATCCCGTCACGAACATGGAGTTCGCCGAGTTCGTCGATCGTGGATATGACACCAAGCGATGGTGGCCCGACGCCGGTTGGGACTGGGCGCAGCAGAACAAGATCCGTCATCCCCGGTACTGGCGCAACAACCGTCTGAACCAGCCGAACCAGCCGGTCACCGGGGTCAACTTCTTCGAAGCCGTTGCGTACTGCGCGTGGCTGACCGAGCGGCATCAGGGCTACCTCTTCCGGCTGCCGTCCGCAGCCGAATGGGATCGAGCAGCACACGGCGACGTCGGCGTCTTCGAAGACATCCTGCGGATCACCCGCGACGCCTTCCGGCTGAACGCCGAGCGCCGGGCGGGGCAACGGAACGCGTCGAGAATCAAACGGTGGAAGGCCCGGAGGCGGCCCGCGCACAAGGAGCTCGCCGCCGAGCCCATCGAGCTTGATCGCCAGCAGGAGCTCGACCTGAGCAACGAGCTCGTGTCGAGAACGAAGGGCTACATGGTTCGCTACCGGGACCAGCTGGAGCATGGAGCGGTGACGCCTGTCGGTGTGTTCCCGGCGAACGGTCTCGGCTGCCATGACCTCTTCGGGAACGTGTGGCAATGGTGCGGCACCGCGGTGTCGACGGTGTCCTCGACGGAGACGCGTCTTGAGGACCTGCCGCGGGCGGCGCACGTCGGCAAAGGAGAGTCGATCGTGGTGAAAGGCGGTTCCACCACGGACCCGTACAACCCCGTCTGGCTGGTGATGGGGGGCTGGTTCGATCCGTTCGTCAGATTTCACCGGTTGGGGTTCCGCGTGGCCGGAGCGCGGCGGATGGAGGAAGAGGAGGGCAGCGCGTGACGCAAAGAGTGGTGGAGATCGAGGGGTCCAGGGTCACCTTGGCGGAACCCGATGACGTTCGGCAGCGGACGTTCGTCGGCCGCGAGAAGGAGCTGCGGATGTGCCGAGTGGCATGGGGCGTCACCCAGGACGGGACGGAGTTCCTTCCCAGTGAGGTCCCGCCGCTCCCCTTTCGTCTGGAAGGCGCGCCCGGCCTCGGCAAGAACGAGATCGTCTATGAGATCGCCCGCGCACTCGGCAAGCCGTTGTACATCCTTCAGGGCCACGAGGAGTTCACCCCGGAAGATCTCGCGCTGCTGCTGGCCCCTGACCCCGAAGCCGCTTTCGTCGACGCGATGCCGATGACCCTTCGGGCAAGCAAGCTCGCGACCGCGCTTCACGTGGGCGGTCTGTTCTTCTTCGATGAGATCAACCGGGTCCCGGAACGAGCGCTGAGCCCGCTGGCTTCGGTGCTCGACGGACGGCAGTCCATCTATTCGGCGATGACCGGCATCACCATCAAGCCGCCGGACGAGGAGGCCAGGCAGGGCTTTCGCTTCTGCTGTGCGCTCAATCCGGGGCTGAGCAGCGCCGGCTACGTGCTGCCGGACTACATCGAACAGCGGACGATACCCGTCATCGAGATCAATCACCCGCCGTTCGAAGACCTGCAGCAGATCATCCAGAGACATCTCAACCCGTCGCCGGATTTTCTCGACGCCTTCACGGAGTGGTACCACAAGGAGGAGCGAGCGGAGGTCTCCGTGCGGCAGGCACTCGCTCTCGTCACCTACGCCATGAGCTACGAAAAGCAGGTCGGCGGCCGCAAGGCCGGCATCTTGGACAAGGTCGCGTCGTTCGTGATGGGCCGCAAGAGCTGAGCGCATGAGAACGAAGGTGCCCGCGTGGATCTTCCCATGCCCTATCTGCAACGGGGCAACATCTACTTCGTGCCCGTCCTGCGCCACCATCTTAATTTCGCGGTGCAGGTCCAGAAAGCAGCGGAACTCCTCCGGCTCGGTCCGGAGGACCTCGTCGCGGTGGGACTTCCCGAATCGGTCAGGGAGCGGACTCTCGAGGCCATCGGCAGGCTTCCACGCGTTTCGCTGGTCATCTCGTCGGTCAGCGACAGTGACCAGCGTGAGGTCTTTCCGATCACGCCCGCCGACGGCATCGTCGAGGCCATTCGCCTCGCGACCGAGCGGCACGTCCCCCTCCGATTCGTCGACCAGGAGATCGCACCAGGGAATCTGGTCGACCACTTCTGCGTCGCCGACGAGGACTGGCCCGACGACGGCCTGGCTCTCACGCACGGCGCCGAGTGGTATCTCGACCTCATCGCCGAGCGGCTCGCGCACCCGCCCTCCCGCTTCGAGCCGGTGGACACCTGGCGTGAGCTCCACATGGCCGCCGAATTGCAGCGGCTGCATCCGCGCCACCGCCGCATCCTCTTCGTCTGCCACGCCGCGCACGTCCGGCCGATCCAGCAACTGATCCGCCGCCCGGTCCCGCCTGCCGACGCCGCCGGATCCGCGCTGCCACCGGTGAATTATCGGATCTGGGAGCCGAGCCTGCCGATTCTCGTGCGCTACCTGGACTACATTCCCCGCCTCGTCGAGATGTACGAGAGAAGAAGGGCCGGCGGGCAGGCCCATGAATTCGACAAACTCGACGCCCTGCTGGAGCTCATCTACCTGATGAACCAGGAGGCGACGGACCTCAGGTTCTCGATCCGGCACTATCAGGCGTTCTCGCAGGTGCTGACGAAGCTCCTGGAGCAGGAGAAACGGATCTCGCCGCAGTTCGACACCGTGCTGCTGGCCAGCGGGAGTTGCTTCAACGGTCCCTTCAGGGAACGCGTGTTCCGGCACCTGGCCGGCTACTTCGACCAGGTCAAGGTCGAACGGATAGGACGCGTCCTCAGCACGAGGGAGAGCCTTTTCGAGGTCAGCCTGACGAATCCAGGCAGTCGCCGCGACATCTTCGTGGCTCGCAACTGCACTTATTTCGAACACTCCTACGAGGTCGTGTACCCGCCGGGCACGCGCGAACCGCCCCACGTCGACGGAGCCGTGCCGGATTTCGCGCCGGACCTCTCACCGGATCAGATCGAGGAGGTCGAACTCGACTACCCGACGCCTCCCCGGAGGCCTCGCCGGCCGTTCGCGAAAGACACGGAAACCAGCATGAGCTGGCCACCCGCCGATTGGTTCGTCAACGAAATGCGGCAGAAGGCGTACAACATGGTCCAGCTGAGCGGGGACCGGCAGGTGAAGAGCATGGAGTTCCAGGGCTCGCTGCATGACGGCATCGACTTCCGCCGCACATTGCGGAGCCACTACAGAGGCCAGCCCCGGCTGTACGTGAAGAAGCACGTGACCAAGAAAAGGAAGGACATCGACCGCAACGAGCCGGTTTTCTGGCTGTTCGACGGCTACGACTCCGTCACCCCAGATACTCCGACCTGCGAGTTCGCGTCCAGCATGGCGGGCCGGGACAGTGACCCAGGTGTCGAAGAATGGTTTTTCTGGAAAAATCTTTGGGAAAAGCCGGACCTGAAGAACAAGTACGGCGACTGGGTCGCGGTGTCATGTCACGAGGTGTACGGCCGGGTCACTTTCCTGGATCGGAGCCTCACGCTCGAGGATGTGCTGAGCCGGCTGGGCAGTGATATGGATCGACGGGTTCCCAAAGCCGATCTGATCGGCGATCCCGATCATGTTCGCCGGCTTCTGTCCAGCAAGTTCGACCTCGATCTGACACTGACGCGCTGGTGGGAGATCATGCTCCTGGCGGCGGTCGAGCACGCGAAGGAGGCGGTCGTTTTCTTCGCACCCCAGAAATTCGTCATTCCAGCGGACATCAGCAATCGGGCGGCATCCCGCGGCAAGAGAATCATCCAGTTCCCGCTCACCAGGTTCACCCATGAGGAGCTCCGCCGGCTCCGCGTTCAGTATGTCCTTTACTATCTGTACCCGAATTCGAAGGCCCTCCTCACCCTTGAGCACCTGGCGTACGTCAACACCCGGTTCGAGGACGTCATGAAGCTCTTCTGGGAGTGAAAGGATGGTCCCCTCAGTGTGCCTGGAAGGGACTTGAGATGGCTCCGAACATCGCGACCGCGCGGGGCGACCTGCCCGAACTGCTCGATTTCCTGCGCCCCCGGCACCACGGGCTGCTGTCGACCACCCGCGCGGACAGCCGGCCGCAACTCTCGCCGGTGGCCTGCGGCGTCGACGACGGCGGCCGGATCGTGGTCTCCACCCATCCCGACCGGGCCAAGGCGGTCAACGCGCGCCGGGACGAGCGGGTGTCGATGTGCGTGCTGTCCGACGACTGGAACGGCCCGTACGTCCAGGTCGACGGGCACGCGGAAGTGCTGGACATCGCGCCTGCCGAAAATTACGTCTGCCCAGGTCACGCCCTTTGTTAGGGCTAGGTGCGGCATGCACGAGTTCCGGCGAGCAGAAGAGGGAGGCGGGTGCGGCATGATGATCGGCCGTGCTCCTTCGCCTGGCCTACCTCACCGTCACGAACGCTTTCGCCGCACTGCGCTTGCTACCCGTGAGCGATCGGGATAAGAACGTAGAGATTCTTGCCCTGCGCCACCAGATCACCGTCCTTGAACGCCAACTCGGCGCTGACACCAGAGTGCGATTCGCGCCTGAGGACCGAGCCTTTCTCGCCGTGCTCCTGACCTCGCTGCCCCGCGAGGCCCTGCGCCAACTGCGACTCATCGTCCGGCCGGATACCGTCCTACGGTGGCATCGCGATCTGGTGAAACGGCGTCATGCCCGTACCTGCCGACCGAAGCGGGCTGGCCGCCCGCCCACCGTCCGCTCCATCCGCACCCTCATCCTGCGCTTGGTTAGGGAGAACCCCGACTGGGGCTACCGGCGGGTCCACGGAGAGCTCACCCCCTCGGCATCAAGGTCGCGCCATCCACGGCGTGGGGATCCTCAAGCAGTAAGGTCTTGATCCGGCGCCCGAGCGGGCGTCCACCACGTGGGCCGACTTCCTGCGCTCCCAAGCCGACGCCATACTAGCCGCCGACTTCTTCGAGACCGTCACCCTGAACGGGCAGCGCCAGTACATCCTGGCCGTCATCGGGCACGCCACCAGGCGCATCAGCGTGCTCGGCACCACCGCGCACCCGAGCGCGGACTGGGTCACCCAGGCGATCAAGAACCTGGTGATGGACCTGAACGATGCGGGCTGCCGTGCGCGCTTTCTGATCCGAGACAGGGATGGCAAGTTCCCGGCCGTCGAACGCTTCCAGAAGACCATGAAGAACTGGCTACGCGCTCAGCCCGACCAGCCGGCCACTCTGGCCGACCTGCAGGCGCTCCAGGGTGATCACATCACGATCTTTGTGCCAGAGCCCGTTTCATGTGGCCATCTGTTTGCACCGACCTATGAAACAGCGTTCGCCCTGGACGCGCGCCGCCGCGAGCGGTGTTTCA is a window of Nonomuraea helvata DNA encoding:
- a CDS encoding NAD(P)-binding domain-containing protein; this translates as MAHRKQHSRKCDHFIEGFAALSRTPVRTGTNVTSVRAAGGGYRVTTSRGEIACRAVVIAGGACNRPVVPPSSDAVPPSVEQLTLCDYREPGRLPDGGVLVVGASATGGHRHLDRPARADPLEGRLPAQENRVSPRAGGQRRRKCDVGVLGACSRAPTPHTP
- a CDS encoding trypsin-like peptidase domain-containing protein, whose translation is MSVVYDEPQVVYADAPVFGPRGNERIAHDSALRCPGLRAGPENAMSIRLDPEDFSRLSDLLGMLPDFRTVQNRVDFMTDVFAGSPRKDDVIASLNLDGTPRAVAVRVIERLQNFGQDEPGRETLGVLVNKTLAYMGGGDDADFLRELLRHYPLETKPTADLRALGDWRGRESPGQVHEKIIGENTLRDIAMLQLALDAARAVVRIATPTSLGTGFMITRDLLMTNNHVVADIRTAGRSHYQFNYQLDRWGLEAPVHTCKARADGAFYTNAELDFSVLELGDASYEFAPLALKAEQVRRDDRVNIIQHPGGHYKKISFQNNFVAYADARVIQYTTSTEPGSSGSPVCNNAFKVIGIHHSGGMLTEPSTQRRYLRNAGTTSIAILDDLRENAPEIAARLKG
- a CDS encoding AAA family ATPase, which encodes MEIEGSRVTLAEPDDVRQRTFVGREKELRMCRVAWGVTQDGTEFLPSEVPPLPFRLEGAPGLGKNEIVYEIARALGKPLYILQGHEEFTPEDLALLLAPDPEAAFVDAMPMTLRASKLATALHVGGLFFFDEINRVPERALSPLASVLDGRQSIYSAMTGITIKPPDEEARQGFRFCCALNPGLSSAGYVLPDYIEQRTIPVIEINHPPFEDLQQIIQRHLNPSPDFLDAFTEWYHKEERAEVSVRQALALVTYAMSYEKQVGGRKAGILDKVASFVMGRKS
- a CDS encoding SUMF1/EgtB/PvdO family nonheme iron enzyme — its product is MPALPEDLFDEIVAYLSRHLQSSADREILKPVLSEWHGFDDIEWEGSPRVFSSRLVLRLPHDLLKRVLRRIPAGAEQREAVERVCSRIDAATGVRPARRPPAVRRKRPPESQVDGFRSLLFQPLDELSAPGTAPRPVEDIWAEWARSSSGYPLILIMDFPPDVPPTLLAADDDTGNTLWIDGEPLIAPADAAQEGADTVDLSASRPSTLVIDFSAAAPDRVLKSGERDFGEDLSLLLSLAKSRDHRVVLGLPRFVASRLSRETLRRLSPWTFVSGELFSPAYEPRVEDCEKKVLRRSVPFRDVLLPLLSANSATLARTSAEMIASLPVPRHPSESDRIAFLLGLSRRLLEAGYYEIAFRLEGYCRSLAQDKVFIPLTADLVADRKSSIVGLVESTAELPAMVRHGLLVGDTGSGKTTSLLKTEQLWLLPRWATSGMRFPAYLPLYVPLAKAGAFSLARQIGERLADGSFSRFDEGGERHRLACHALIGKLGTLEALCGLFGSPLMLLLDDADRLSPANEHRLTKDLDDLRNDYPGMGILLTGRDARMATRARLSVAEIRELNEQQVDLLLRQGHGHPSLLALMAANGKPISRYVRNPRLLRLICDLECTGEEVENANLRKVIELYVAGSGRRVVSDRRRRVTEKWLAKVALETKAAQEHHYRTDDPEEQGLISIGRALGLLNEVRDPGVLAFRFETLSDYFAARQLAKELTRSDVASILAGLLGGEDGEHGEHGEHGEGTVPATWRDVLRMVVSLLPNARAGELVDFLSRVDLRLAHECVLELAVQGSLLHDPTSPLLRSRMRETDDITAKVDDARTLRHLDPRIDVRTPLGNMVDVPGSELMEPFKIGQYPVTNMEFAEFVDRGYDTKRWWPDAGWDWAQQNKIRHPRYWRNNRLNQPNQPVTGVNFFEAVAYCAWLTERHQGYLFRLPSAAEWDRAAHGDVGVFEDILRITRDAFRLNAERRAGQRNASRIKRWKARRRPAHKELAAEPIELDRQQELDLSNELVSRTKGYMVRYRDQLEHGAVTPVGVFPANGLGCHDLFGNVWQWCGTAVSTVSSTETRLEDLPRAAHVGKGESIVVKGGSTTDPYNPVWLVMGGWFDPFVRFHRLGFRVAGARRMEEEEGSA